The following are from one region of the Bacillus methanolicus MGA3 genome:
- a CDS encoding DUF86 domain-containing protein — MYFVDREKIGETLLFLERQLSLLADKKEWANDYEKAALERIAHLIIEAILDVGNAMIDGFIMRDPGSYEDIVDILTDEKVITEKMNDSLKKIIMFRKKLVQQYTDIHHEELQKEFTAQLPELKLFAPMVREYLENELGPVSAFKN, encoded by the coding sequence ATGTATTTTGTGGACAGGGAAAAAATTGGCGAGACTCTGCTTTTTCTAGAACGGCAGCTCTCTTTATTGGCAGACAAAAAAGAATGGGCGAATGATTATGAAAAAGCCGCCTTGGAACGGATCGCACATCTCATTATCGAAGCGATTTTAGATGTGGGAAATGCTATGATTGACGGTTTTATCATGCGCGATCCGGGAAGTTATGAAGATATAGTCGACATTTTAACTGATGAAAAAGTCATTACGGAAAAAATGAATGATAGTCTTAAAAAGATTATTATGTTCCGTAAAAAGCTTGTTCAGCAATATACCGATATACATCATGAAGAGCTTCAAAAAGAGTTTACAGCGCAATTGCCAGAATTGAAGCTTTTTGCTCCAATGGTAAGAGAATATTTGGAAAATGAACTTGGACCGGTATCAGCGTTTAAAAATTAG